Proteins encoded in a region of the Panicum hallii strain FIL2 chromosome 3, PHallii_v3.1, whole genome shotgun sequence genome:
- the LOC112886585 gene encoding probable leucine-rich repeat receptor-like protein kinase IMK3 — MRRSRPLLLLLLLLLLAPPATAKAAHRPAGDGVVISQADYQGLQAIRHDLADPYGFLRSWNDSGLTACSGAWAGIKCVLGSVVAITLPWRGLGGTLSQRGLGQLTRLRRLSLHDNAIAGPIPASLGFLPDLRGVYLFNNRFSGAVPASIGGCLALQSFDASNNRLTGAIPPAVANSTKLIRLNLSRNALSDEIPAEVVASASLLVLDLSYNNLSGPIPDAFAPSTKSPSKLLNKESITGTYQLVFLSLAHNSLDGPIPESLAKLTKLQDLDLSGNNLNGTIPAELGNLTATLHSFNVSYNNLSGAVPPSLARKFGEPAFTGNILLCGYSASTPCPASPSPAPSSPASPAEESRGRRKFSTKELTLIIAGIVAGVLILLLLCCLLLCFLTRKRSSSGTAAGARSGKQQAAKDAAGAGAAAAGRGEKPGSGAAEVESGGDVGGKLVHFDGPLAFTADDLLCATAEIMGKSTYGTVYKATLEDGSLVAVKRLREKITKSHKDFEAEAAVLGRIRHPNLLALRAYYLGPKGEKLLVFDYMPKGSLTSFLHARAPNTPVDWATRMTIAKGTARGLAYLHDDMSIVHGNLTASNVLLDEQCNPKISDFGLSRLMTTAANSNVLAAAGALGYRAPELSKLKKANAKTDVYSLGVIILELLTGKTPAESTNGMDLPQWVASIVKEEWTSEVFDLELMRDAAAGPVGDELMDTLKLALHCVDPAPAVRPEAREVLRQLEQIRPGSDGGAGPSEEGAGAHVPAAPAGDDE; from the exons ATGCGCCGCAGcaggcccctcctcctcctcctcctcctcctcctcctcgctccgccggccaccgctAAAGCAGCCCACCGccccgccggcgacggcgtcgtCATCTCCCAGGCCGACTACCAGGGCCTCCAGGCCATCCGCCACGACCTCGCCGACCCCTACGGCTTCCTCCGCTCCTGGAACGACTCCGGCCTCACCGCATGCTCCGGCGCCTGGGCCGGCATCAAGTGCGTCCTGGGCAGCGTCGTCGCCATCACGCTCCCCTGGCGGGGACTCGGGGGCACGCTCTCCCAGCGCGGCCTCGGCCAGCTCACCCGACTCCGCAGGCTCAGCCTCCACGACAACGCCATCGCGGGACCCATCCCCGCCTCGCTCGGCTTCCTCCCCGACCTCCGCGGGGTCTACCTCTTCAACAACCGCTTCTCTGGCGCCGTCCCCGCATCCATCGGCGGGTGCCTCGCGCTCCAGTCGTTCGACGCCAGCAACAACCGCCTCACCGGCGCCATCCCGCCCGCCGTCGCCAACTCCACCAAGCTCATCCGTCTCAACCTCAGCCGCAACGCATTGTCTGATGAGATCCCCGCCGAGGTCGTAGCCTCCGCCTCGCTCCTCGTCCTCGACCTCTCCTACAACAACCTCTCCGGACCCATCCCCGACGCATTCGCGCCCTCCACCAAGTCGCCTTCCAAGCTCCTCAACAAGGAGTCCATCACCGGGACCTACCAGCTCGTCTTCCTCAGCCTCGCGCACAACTCCCTCGACGGGCCCATTCCGGAGTCGCTCGCGAAGCTCACCAAGCTCCAGGACCTCGACCTCTCCGGGAACAACCTCAACGGCACCATCCCCGCCGAGCTCGGCAACCTCACCGCCACGCTCCACTCCTTCAACGTCTCCTACAACAACCTCTCCGGCGCGGTGCCGCCCTCGCTCGCCCGGAAGTTCGGGGAGCCCGCCTTCACCGGGAACATCCTCCTCTGCGGCTACTCTGCTTCCACGCCCTGCCCGGCCTCCCCATCCCCGGCGCCGTCCTCGCCGGCCTCACCCGCCGAGGAGTCCCGCGGCCGCCGCAAGTTCAGCACCAAGGAGCTCACGCTCATCATTGCCGGGATCGTCGCCGGCGTCCTCATcctgctgctcctctgctgcCTCCTGCTCTGCTTCCTCACACGGAAGAGGTCTTCTTCCGGCACCGCAGCAGGAGCAAGGAGCGGGAAGCAGCAGGCGGCAAAGGACGCcgctggcgccggcgccgcggcggccggacGCGGCGAGAAGCCAGGCTccggcgcggcggaggtggagtCCGGCGGCGATGTGGGCGGCAAGCTGGTGCACTTCGACGGGCCGCTCGCCTTCACGGCGGACGACCTGCTGTGCGCCACCGCGGAAATCATGGGGAAGAGCACCTACGGCACGGTGTACAAGGCCACGCTCGAGGACGGCAGCCTGGTGGCCGTCAAGCGCCTCAGGGAGAAGATAACCAAGAGCCACAAGGACTtcgaggccgaggcggcggtgcTCGGCAGGATCCGCCACCCCAACCTGCTGGCGCTCAGGGCATACTACCTGgggccaaagggggagaagctGCTCGTCTTCGATTACATGCCCAAGGGAAGCCTCACCTCATTCTTGCACG CTCGCGCTCCGAACACGCCGGTGGACTGGGCGACGCGGATGACAATCGCCAAGGGCACAGCCCGTGGCCTGGCCTACCTCCACGACGACATGAGCATCGTGCACGGCAATCTGACAGCCAGCAACGTCCTCCTCGACGAGCAATGCAACCCCAAGATCTCCGACTTCGGGCTGTCCCGTCTGATgacgacggcggcgaactcGAACGTGCTGGCTGCGGCGGGCGCCCTGGGGTACCGCGCGCCGGAGCTGTCGAAGCTGAAGAAGGCGAACGCGAAGACGGACGTGTACAGCCTGGGCGTGATCATCCTGGAGCTGCTGACGGGCAAGACCCCCGCCGAGAGCACCAACGGCATGGACCTGCCGCAGTGGGTGGCGTCCATCGTGAAGGAGGAGTGGACCAGCGAGGTGTTCGACCTGGAGCTGATGCGCGACGCCGCGGCGGGACCCGTCGGGGACGAGCTGATGGACACGCTGAAGCTGGCGCTGCACTGCGTGGACCCGGCGCCGGCGGTGCGGCCCGAGGCCCGGGAGGTGCTGCGGCAGCTCGAGCAGATCAGGCCGGGGTCAGATGGCGGCGCCGGGCCGAGCGAGGAAGGTGCTGGCGCGCATGTGCCGGCGGCACCCGCAGGAGACGATGAGTAG